In Verrucomicrobiota bacterium, the sequence GGTGTAAGACTGATGCGGCTTTACCGGATGATCCCCCGCTCGCTGCTCTCGATGAATTCGATCAGCTGTTGCACCTCGGTGACCCCCTCGAGCGTCGCCCGCAATTCAGCCAACGCTTGCTTGGTGTTCAGGTTCGACCGGTACAGAATCCGATAAGCCTCTTTTATTGCCCGCACCGTTTCCGGGGCGAACCCATTTCGCTCCAACCCCACCTGGTTGATGCCGCGGATTACCGCAGGGTTTCCGTCTGCAATCATGAACGGCGGCACATCCTGGACGATCTTGGAACAGCCGCCCGTGATGGCGTGCCGGCCGATCCGGCAAAACTGGTGAACCGCCGTCAGGCCGCCAAGCACCGCGTGATTGTCCACGCGGACATGGCCCGCCAGGGTTCCGTTGTTTGAAAAGATGACGTGATCCGACACTTGGCAGTCGTGCGCGACATGCGCATAGGCCAGAAAATTGCCGAACGACCCGATGCGCGTCACCGCCCCGACCGCCGTGGCCCGGTTAACGGTCACAAATTCCCGGAAACAGTTCTGCTCGCCGATTTCCAGAAAAGTCGGCTCGCCCGCATATTTCAGATCCTGGCTTTGCTGGCCGATCGACGCGTATGCATGAAAACGGTTTCGCGGTCCGATCCTGGCGGGACCGCACAGGGTCACATGGTGTTGCAGCCAGCAACCATCACCGATTTCCACGCCGTCGCCGATCACGCAATAAGGTCCGATGGTGACCCCCTCGCCGATCCGGGCGCCGGGGTCGATGATCGCAGTCGGGTGAATGCTCATTGCGCTACGAACGCGAACATCAGGGTCCCTTCCGACGTCACTTCTCCATTAACCAGACAACGACACTGCGCCTTGCCGATATTGCCCTTGGCGCGAACCAGTTCCGCCTCAATAACCAGGTTGTCGCCAGGCAACACCGGTTTGCGGAACTTGACCCCATCCGCGCTCATAAAATAACCGATCCCGCTGGTGACCGAACTCTGTTTACGCAGTAAAATGCTGGCAACCTGCGCCATGGCTTCAACCTGCAGAACGCCCGGCATGACCGGGTGACCCGGAAAATGCCCCGGGAAAAATGGTTCATTGACCGTCACGGATTTGATCCCGAC encodes:
- the lpxA gene encoding acyl-ACP--UDP-N-acetylglucosamine O-acyltransferase, with amino-acid sequence MSIHPTAIIDPGARIGEGVTIGPYCVIGDGVEIGDGCWLQHHVTLCGPARIGPRNRFHAYASIGQQSQDLKYAGEPTFLEIGEQNCFREFVTVNRATAVGAVTRIGSFGNFLAYAHVAHDCQVSDHVIFSNNGTLAGHVRVDNHAVLGGLTAVHQFCRIGRHAITGGCSKIVQDVPPFMIADGNPAVIRGINQVGLERNGFAPETVRAIKEAYRILYRSNLNTKQALAELRATLEGVTEVQQLIEFIESSERGIIR